The Chryseolinea soli nucleotide sequence GATTTCAACGTCATGGAAGACCTGGCGGCCATCACCGACCGAACGGCGGCCGTGATCGTGGAGACCATCCAGGGCGATGCCGGTGTAAGGATCCCATCCCAAACCTACCTGCAAGCCCTCCGGAAACGCTGCACCGACACCGGCGCCCTGCTCATCCTCGACGAGATCCAATGCGGCATGGGCCGTACGGGACGCCTGTTTGCCTTCGAGCATTACGGCATCGTGCCCGACATTCTCACCACCGCCAAAGCCTTTGGCGGCGGACTCCCCATCGGTGCGTTCGTAGCCGACAAGCCGATCATGCAATGCCTCACCCACAATCCCATGCTCGGGCACATCACCACCTTTGGCGGCAACCCTGTCTGCTGCGCCTCGGCCCTGGCCACCCTGCAGGTGATCGAAGATGAAAAACTGCTGGATACGGTCGAAGAGAAAGGAAAGCAATTTGAGTCCTTGTTACGACATCCCGCCATCAAGGAAATCCGCCGCATCGGATTGATGTTCGCCATTGATTTTGAATCCGCCGAACTTGTGTCGCGCATCGTAGAGGAGGCAAAGAAGCTGGGAATCATTTGCTACTGGTTCCTGAGTCATCCCTACAGCTTTCGCTTAGCTCCCCCGTTGACGATCACCACCGAAGAGATCGAGGCGTCTTGTAATGCGATCATAAAAGCAATCGATGTGGCCTCTGGAAATTAGAAAGCCCAAGGTACCGTGATTTTCGCCACCATTCTATGAATTTGAGGTTCCCCAGCCGATGGCGCACCATGGTCTGTAACCCATGCCCCATTTATAAAATATGCATTTCGGCGTTGCTCCGTTGTGTAAGTTTCTTGTTCGAACCCAACGCGTTCTGCCAATCCCATGCCGCCTGTTGTTGGTGGGACACCAACAACAAAGGGCTAGCACTCACCATTCGACTCGCTTACAATAAAATTGGAGCCCTAACCCTCGAAATTTTCCCAGCCCACAATTATGCCCTCCCCCGCCGTTGTTGGTGTTTTCACGACCAAAAATTTTTCAGCCACCGCTCCCATCATTAGAGTTCGCCCCACCTCTTAGTCCTGTCCTTTCACCAACAACATTTTTCGGTTACCCCTCACGTTCTAGTAACCTTCATCGGCTCAGGCCGCGCATGCCGCGGCTGATAAACCCCCAACTTACCTCCCCCCGGAAGACTCAACTCCACGAGCAGTCCCCACCCTTGGTCGTTAACGCTCCCGCAAGGCACGTTCTTCACCTTCATCTGCTGCACAAAGGCTTCGATGTCGTCTACCATCAAATAGAATTCGTGAACATTGTTTTTCTCCCCTGGATGAACCGCCAGTTCTGACGGCGGCAGTCCGAAGATGAGCCAGCCGTGGCCAACATCAACCGGGGGAAAGCCGAGGTCTTTAAAGAAGAGCTTATCAGCTTCCGGGTCTTTGCTGTAGATGATAATGTGGGCGCCGTTGATCATATCTTTTTTATTAAAGATAGCAACTGTTCAAAGCTTGATCAATACGGGGGCGTAAGGCGCTATTACAACTTTTCGATCACCAAATTGTGATTGGTATAAATACAGATATCCGCGGCAATATTCAGACTTTCCCGCACGATCTCCTCCGCGCTCAAATGCGGCGCATGTTTCCTCAAAGCCAACGCAGCCGATTGGGCATACATCGACCCCGAACCAATGGCGGCAACCTGGTTATCCGGCTCCAGCACATCGCCCGTGCCCGAGAGGATCAGGATCTCATCTTTGCTTGCCGTGATGAGCATCGCCTCGAGGCGGCGCAAGAAGCGATCGGTGCGCCAGTCTTTGGCAAGCTCGATGGCGGCGCGCTTCATATTGCCCCCAAAGGCGCTCAGCTTTTCTTCAAATCGCTCAATGAGCGTGAAGGCATCGGCGGTGGAACCGGCAAAACCTGCGAGGATCTTGCCGTCTTGCAGACGGCGGATTTTCTTGACATTGCTCTTGGCGATGGTGTTACCCATGGTGGCCTGGCCGTCGCCGCCAATGGCGACTTGTCCGTTGTGCAGAACGGCGAT carries:
- a CDS encoding aspartate aminotransferase family protein; the encoded protein is MDFSQNTFLNHLAQTTEAPYLIAIEKAEGIYLYSPDGKRYTDLISGIGVSNIGHRHPAVVKAIKDQVDKHLHVMVYGEFIQSTPNQLAAKLVSLLPKSLNCCYFVNSGTEANEGALKLAKRYTGRTEIVSFRKSYHGSTHGSMSVSGNEIKKQAFRPLLPDVRFIDFNVMEDLAAITDRTAAVIVETIQGDAGVRIPSQTYLQALRKRCTDTGALLILDEIQCGMGRTGRLFAFEHYGIVPDILTTAKAFGGGLPIGAFVADKPIMQCLTHNPMLGHITTFGGNPVCCASALATLQVIEDEKLLDTVEEKGKQFESLLRHPAIKEIRRIGLMFAIDFESAELVSRIVEEAKKLGIICYWFLSHPYSFRLAPPLTITTEEIEASCNAIIKAIDVASGN
- a CDS encoding VOC family protein, producing MINGAHIIIYSKDPEADKLFFKDLGFPPVDVGHGWLIFGLPPSELAVHPGEKNNVHEFYLMVDDIEAFVQQMKVKNVPCGSVNDQGWGLLVELSLPGGGKLGVYQPRHARPEPMKVTRT
- the hslV gene encoding ATP-dependent protease subunit HslV, which translates into the protein MEKMHATTIIAVLHNGQVAIGGDGQATMGNTIAKSNVKKIRRLQDGKILAGFAGSTADAFTLIERFEEKLSAFGGNMKRAAIELAKDWRTDRFLRRLEAMLITASKDEILILSGTGDVLEPDNQVAAIGSGSMYAQSAALALRKHAPHLSAEEIVRESLNIAADICIYTNHNLVIEKL